Proteins from a genomic interval of Paenibacillus lentus:
- the yabP gene encoding sporulation protein YabP, with protein sequence MVDLSKGKHQEIRLFQRKLLEITGVLNVESFDSEEFLLQTELGHLTIRGQNLHIKNLNLEQGLVSIEGLVNSLSYLDPGSQSGGKGLLGKLFR encoded by the coding sequence ATGGTGGATCTCAGTAAAGGGAAGCATCAGGAAATTCGACTATTCCAGCGGAAGCTGCTTGAAATTACAGGTGTTCTCAATGTGGAGAGCTTCGATAGCGAGGAGTTCTTGCTTCAGACAGAGCTGGGTCATTTAACGATTCGTGGCCAGAACTTACATATCAAAAATTTAAATTTGGAGCAGGGACTCGTCAGTATCGAGGGTCTTGTCAACTCGTTGTCTTACCTCGATCCCGGCTCCCAATCCGGCGGCAAAGGGCTGCTCGGTAAGCTGTTTCGATGA
- a CDS encoding RNA-binding S4 domain-containing protein: MRLDKFLKVSRLIKRRTVAKDVSEQGRVLINGRESKPSTSVKVGDEITIQFGQKLVTVRVERLAETTRKEEASTLYTLVKEEPIPKDNFL, from the coding sequence ATGCGTCTTGATAAGTTCCTGAAAGTGTCGCGGTTGATCAAACGCCGTACGGTGGCTAAGGACGTCTCTGAGCAGGGTCGGGTTCTTATTAATGGACGTGAGTCCAAGCCAAGCACCTCTGTGAAGGTTGGGGACGAAATTACGATTCAATTTGGCCAAAAGCTGGTAACCGTGCGTGTCGAACGACTGGCGGAGACCACTCGTAAGGAGGAGGCCTCCACGCTGTATACGTTGGTGAAGGAAGAACCGATTCCGAAGGACAACTTTCTATGA
- a CDS encoding HU family DNA-binding protein, translating to MNKTDLINNISSKSGLTKKDVESVLNGFLGEITEALASGDKVQLIGFGTFETRKRSGRTGRNPQTGKTIEIPASNVPAFKAGNKLKEAVK from the coding sequence ATGAACAAAACAGATCTGATCAACAACATTTCCAGCAAAAGCGGCTTGACTAAAAAAGACGTTGAGTCTGTATTGAATGGTTTTCTGGGTGAAATTACCGAAGCTCTCGCTAGCGGAGACAAAGTGCAATTGATCGGCTTTGGCACGTTCGAGACTCGTAAACGTTCCGGCCGCACGGGCCGCAATCCGCAAACTGGTAAAACGATCGAAATTCCCGCATCTAATGTTCCAGCTTTTAAGGCGGGCAACAAACTTAAAGAAGCTGTAAAATAA